The genomic region TTTCCGGCCGCCTGCATCAGCCCATCGGGACCTAGCAGTGTCCCGATCAGCCGTATTTCCTCACGAGCGACTGCGGCCAGCCTTGAATCGGCATGATGCATGATCAACGCGATCCGGCCGCCAGGCCGGATGACGCGTCCCAATTCGGCGATCGACCGGTCCAACTGGCTGTATTCCAGCCCGTACTGACTGATACCGAGGCTGAAGGTCCCGTCGTCGAACGGCAGTGCTTCGGCCGAGACATGGCTGTGGAAGTGGATCTTCCCGCGGCATGATGGCGGTGACGATTGAAGCCACCCGGGGGCCACCGAGGCCAGGTCGATGGCATCGACCCGGGGCATGCCTGTGTCATGGCGCAGTTCGCACAGCAGGGCCGGCAGTGGGCCGTTGCCGGTGCCGATGTCGAGCACGCGGTCGTCTTCCTGCAGGGCGGCGAATTCACCTTCCCAGAACGTGCGGATGGCGCCACCGTAGCTGCCGTCGAACGAGCCGGTGAGCGAGTGCAATGCCCCCTGTTTCCAGTATGAACTCCACACCTGTTGGCGTGGGTTGGTCAGCCGCGGATCGGGCAGGTCGTGCTTGTCCAAAGAAATATCCTGAAAGAGGTTGTGAGCTTATGCCGCGAATGGAGACTTCTGCGGCTCGATGCCGTGCATCCGGAAGCGTGCGTTGAAGGCTACCGTGATTCGCAGGCCATCGCCCTTCGGCTCGAACGGCGTCACTTCGTGCAGCAGCCAGGATGGGAAGATGACCAGTTGACCCGGCTCCAGCCGGATCGGCAGATTGCCCATGCTGAAGGGGGCTTTCATCTGGTGCGTTGCCATGTCGATGAACATGGTGTGCATGGCATGGGGATTGATGAGCGTCAGTTTGCCGCTGTCGCTCTCCGGGTCGTCGCCGTCCTGGCAGACGCAGTACACACCCGACCAGGAATGCAGGGGATGGTTGTGTACGCCGAAGTAACCGCCCTTGCGGGTGACGTGGAACCACGACTCATGAGCGATGTGCAGGTTCTGCAGGGCATTCGTGTCGTACTGGTTGAGCTCGCCGATCACGCCGTAGAGGGTGGACCAGCAGAAATTCCGCAGCCTTGCGATCGGCTCGTGAGGCCAATCGAACAGGGTGAAGTTACTCTCGAACAGGGCGTCGTTGCGGTGGGTATAGGGCTCAGGGTTGGCGAACCTCGGCCCTTCCGCTTCGCAGGCCAGGAACAGTTCGCGAAGCTGCGCATTGAGCGTCTCGGGTGCGCTCATCCGGGCAAAGGCGAGCGGAGTCGAGAAAGCCGTGTTGATGTCCATGCTGCTTACCTGGCGGAGAGTGGGTTGGGCTACCTTGTAGTTGAAACATTCTGCCAGCAGACAAAAGGAAAGGGGCCCGAAGGCCCCTTTCCAGTCCAGTTGTTCCGGAGTGTTGCTTAGAACTTCTGGGTGTAGCGGACGTACGGCACGCGGCCATAGCCGTTGTACAGATCGAACGCGAAGCCGCGGCCGGTCGGGTCCTGCGGATCGACGACCGGATCCTTGTCCAGCACGTTCTGCACGCCGAAGACGAACTTGCCGTTCCACGGCGCGTTGTAGCTCACCTGCAGGTCATGGGTGACCCACGAAGGCACCCTGCTCGACGCGGCGGCAAAGGCCGCCATGTTGGCATCCTGCGTGGGAGTGCGGTTCGGGGTGCGGACCAGGGCCAGCCATTGGCGGTAGGCCGCCGACTGCATGCCGTGGATGTAGTTGATGGTCCACGCCATCTCCCAGTCACCCAGCGACCAGGCATTCTGCAGGACCCCACGGTAGCGCGGAGTGCTCAGAGCACCCGAGCGGCCGACGATGCTGGCCGCGCCATTGACCTGGTAGTTAACCGGGTTGGTGATCTGCAGGTCCTGGCGCAGGTTGCCCCATGCGCCCATGTCGAAGCGGGTGCGCAGGTTGAAATCGAAGCCTTCCGTCTCGACCGTGCCGAAGTTGGTCGAACCGGTCTGCGCCCATACGATTTCACCATCCGGGCCGTATTCGAGGCCGAGGCCCATCGCAACATTCGGTCGTCCGGTACCACTCGGGAACACGCTCAGATCACTCGGGCAGCTGGTGGATACGCCCTCAAGGCATTGCCAGATGGCATTGACGCCGAAGAAGCCGATCTGATCCTCGATCTTGATGTTGTAGTAATCGAGGCTCATGTTCATCCAGTCGAAGGCATCCCATGCCGCGCCCAGGGCCCACTGCTTGGAGGTCTCCGATCCCAGGTTCGGGTTGGCGATC from Lysobacter alkalisoli harbors:
- a CDS encoding class I SAM-dependent methyltransferase, which produces MDKHDLPDPRLTNPRQQVWSSYWKQGALHSLTGSFDGSYGGAIRTFWEGEFAALQEDDRVLDIGTGNGPLPALLCELRHDTGMPRVDAIDLASVAPGWLQSSPPSCRGKIHFHSHVSAEALPFDDGTFSLGISQYGLEYSQLDRSIAELGRVIRPGGRIALIMHHADSRLAAVAREEIRLIGTLLGPDGLMQAAGKLFPYLDLAAQGQHERLAADPMASQARTGFNVAMRSLGALAEQSPYPDVLLEVQEAVARRVDALLQRHLTLDSALHAHTEHVRALQDSAFRSDELCMHALTKAGISNLMQQLQACGFGAIDIAPIHHQSLLVGRTLLARRD
- a CDS encoding putative 2OG-Fe(II) oxygenase; protein product: MDINTAFSTPLAFARMSAPETLNAQLRELFLACEAEGPRFANPEPYTHRNDALFESNFTLFDWPHEPIARLRNFCWSTLYGVIGELNQYDTNALQNLHIAHESWFHVTRKGGYFGVHNHPLHSWSGVYCVCQDGDDPESDSGKLTLINPHAMHTMFIDMATHQMKAPFSMGNLPIRLEPGQLVIFPSWLLHEVTPFEPKGDGLRITVAFNARFRMHGIEPQKSPFAA